The Spirochaetota bacterium genome has a segment encoding these proteins:
- a CDS encoding motility associated factor glycosyltransferase family protein, translating into MDTGKITYEIIKTGQDLDTILVRSGGREVPLHSRVNPERDSDLLKDKFDPSRYDFLVILGVGLGYHCLPLKNLIDRYRRVILVDILDGIEAAIAANRITSFLLKDTRITLVAGKTAAEAERIVAENLDMDDVRGISVLEHPASMRIFGDYYDSIKKSIDKIIAIKAGNKATRQAFGIRYLRNVLLNFTMIKKARPVRSLFNAFAGYPVIIAGSGPSLDDGSAMIGRYQDRFFIIAVDSTLPVLEQKGIRPDIVITIDPQPYAREHFLGCGTDGVLAVYSISSHPSLVRGLRGFVSFNSHPFSQLASEVYGGQVGSIDSGTGNVSGDAVSLAVKCGFSSIGITGLDFSFSRFAVYARGTAYQKRYGAFFQDRFSTVEGLNMRYIMTSSGGTKHGGIFTRKSFLHYHHALEDYIRDNALSSIIALNGRGIPLAGAVPMDMESYIRLHCPKIIDKKRVLEAIDSSAREIDAAPLADALGRIVNNVLFDELLEASLGGRVDDTVKNRYRTMARIASSPG; encoded by the coding sequence ATGGATACTGGGAAGATTACATACGAGATCATCAAGACCGGACAGGACCTGGACACCATCCTGGTCAGATCCGGCGGCAGGGAAGTGCCGCTCCACAGCAGGGTAAATCCCGAGAGGGATTCCGATCTCCTGAAGGATAAATTCGATCCCTCCCGCTATGATTTCCTCGTCATCCTGGGCGTGGGCCTTGGATATCACTGCCTTCCTTTGAAAAACCTTATCGACCGGTACAGGCGCGTGATCCTCGTTGACATACTGGATGGAATTGAGGCGGCCATTGCCGCCAACAGGATCACCTCGTTTCTGCTGAAGGATACCCGCATCACCCTGGTGGCGGGAAAGACGGCGGCAGAGGCGGAGCGCATTGTTGCGGAAAATCTGGACATGGATGACGTGCGGGGCATTTCGGTGCTGGAACATCCCGCGTCAATGAGGATATTCGGCGATTATTATGATTCAATAAAAAAGTCCATTGATAAGATAATCGCCATCAAGGCGGGAAACAAGGCCACGCGGCAGGCCTTTGGCATCCGCTATCTTCGCAACGTGTTGTTGAATTTTACCATGATAAAAAAGGCCCGTCCCGTGCGGTCGCTCTTCAATGCCTTTGCCGGGTATCCGGTCATTATCGCCGGGTCCGGGCCGTCCCTGGACGACGGTAGCGCGATGATAGGGCGGTACCAGGACAGGTTTTTCATCATTGCCGTTGATTCAACCCTGCCGGTGCTGGAACAGAAGGGGATACGTCCCGACATCGTCATCACCATCGACCCGCAGCCCTACGCGCGGGAGCATTTCCTCGGGTGCGGCACCGACGGCGTCCTGGCCGTGTATTCCATCTCGTCCCATCCTTCCCTGGTGCGGGGCCTGAGAGGTTTCGTGTCTTTCAACTCCCATCCCTTTTCGCAGCTTGCGTCGGAGGTGTACGGCGGGCAGGTAGGATCCATTGATTCCGGCACGGGCAATGTCTCCGGGGACGCGGTGAGCCTCGCGGTCAAATGCGGGTTTTCATCCATCGGCATTACGGGCCTCGATTTTTCGTTTTCCAGGTTCGCCGTGTATGCCCGGGGGACCGCGTACCAGAAGCGGTACGGCGCCTTCTTCCAGGATCGATTTTCCACCGTGGAAGGATTGAACATGAGGTATATCATGACCTCCAGCGGCGGAACCAAGCACGGAGGCATATTCACCCGGAAATCCTTTTTGCATTATCATCATGCCCTGGAGGACTATATCCGGGACAATGCCCTGTCATCGATAATCGCCCTCAATGGCCGCGGGATCCCCCTGGCCGGCGCGGTCCCCATGGACATGGAGAGTTATATCAGGCTCCATTGCCCGAAGATCATAGATAAAAAAAGGGTCCTTGAAGCAATAGATTCATCGGCGCGGGAAATCGACGCCGCCCCTCTGGCGGATGCCCTTGGGAGGATCGTGAATAATGTCCTTTTCGATGAGCTCCTGGAGGCGTCTCTGGGAGGGAGGGTCGATGATACCGTTAAAAATCGATACCGGACCATGGCGCGTATCGCCTCCTCGCCCGGATAA